From the Dehalococcoidia bacterium genome, one window contains:
- a CDS encoding electron transfer flavoprotein subunit alpha/FixB family protein yields the protein MPGILVFGEMNQGELASVTGELIAVAKALSGETGDEVEVALQSDSVGNAAEECISLGADKAYRVESALLSEPQIDAHLEAFTQVVSQTQPSIVLIGRTPIGRDVGPRLAFRLGVAVAQDCVEVSIDSDSGRVVATRPVYGGNALSRVSFAGDDTQVVLVRPKVFEVLEPDAERSGEVEDFPISLDESAIKARLVETVTQQAEGVRLEDATIVISGGRGLGGPEPFDELRSLSDALGGALGASRAACDAGWIDHSHQVGLTGKTITPDLYITVGISGASQHMAGCSASKNIVAINRDEDANIFKSATYGVVGDWNRVLPSFIETVRELRDS from the coding sequence ATGCCAGGCATTCTGGTTTTCGGAGAGATGAACCAGGGAGAACTCGCCAGCGTAACAGGCGAGCTTATTGCGGTAGCCAAGGCGCTGTCAGGGGAAACTGGCGACGAGGTCGAGGTAGCGCTGCAGTCCGATTCTGTAGGGAACGCAGCGGAAGAGTGCATCTCATTGGGTGCGGATAAAGCGTACCGCGTGGAAAGCGCCCTGCTGTCTGAACCTCAGATAGATGCACACCTGGAAGCATTCACACAGGTAGTGTCCCAGACGCAACCATCCATTGTCCTCATAGGAAGAACTCCGATTGGCAGGGACGTCGGTCCCCGTCTTGCGTTCAGGCTTGGGGTAGCTGTTGCCCAGGACTGCGTTGAAGTATCCATCGACAGCGACAGTGGTCGGGTCGTCGCTACACGTCCAGTCTACGGCGGAAATGCACTGTCGCGAGTCTCATTTGCCGGTGATGACACACAAGTCGTTCTCGTGAGACCCAAGGTGTTCGAGGTCCTGGAGCCCGACGCAGAGAGAAGCGGCGAAGTAGAGGACTTTCCCATTAGCCTGGATGAGTCAGCAATAAAGGCACGACTGGTCGAGACCGTCACACAGCAGGCGGAGGGAGTTCGACTGGAAGATGCGACCATTGTCATCAGCGGTGGAAGGGGCCTGGGGGGACCGGAGCCATTCGACGAGCTTCGGAGTCTGAGCGATGCACTCGGTGGCGCACTTGGCGCGTCGCGGGCGGCTTGCGATGCAGGTTGGATAGACCACAGCCACCAGGTCGGTCTCACTGGGAAGACAATCACCCCTGATCTATACATTACCGTCGGAATTTCAGGCGCGAGCCAGCATATGGCCGGCTGCTCTGCCTCCAAGAACATAGTCGCAATCAACCGCGACGAGGACGCCAACATCTTCAAGTCGGCCACCTATGGCGTG
- a CDS encoding electron transfer flavoprotein subunit beta/FixA family protein encodes MPLNIVVCAKQVVDPETPASAFRIDPEAKRVLPAAGIPPVVNGFDENAVEAALQLKESVGADVTVVSVGSGFVMDVMKKPLSMGADNLILVDDPAVEELDAFATANALAEAIRKIGQFDLVLCGRQASDWDNSMVPLGVAELLGLPCVTLAQKIDVEGDGIVVQRALTDGYEVVKAPLPAVVTVSNELGEPRYPTLRGIMMAGRKSPTVWSASELDLDEASLSPKLSLEDLYVPVSDQQCEFIEGEDEVEAGRNLALKLREARLI; translated from the coding sequence GTGCCCCTGAACATAGTCGTATGTGCAAAACAGGTCGTCGACCCGGAGACTCCGGCCTCGGCATTTCGGATCGATCCCGAAGCGAAGCGAGTATTGCCGGCAGCTGGTATTCCTCCTGTCGTAAATGGGTTCGACGAGAACGCGGTTGAGGCAGCTCTCCAGCTCAAAGAGTCGGTAGGGGCTGACGTGACCGTAGTTTCCGTGGGCAGTGGATTCGTCATGGACGTCATGAAGAAGCCGCTTTCAATGGGCGCCGACAACCTGATTCTGGTGGACGATCCTGCCGTCGAAGAGTTGGACGCGTTTGCTACGGCGAATGCTCTGGCAGAGGCAATCAGAAAGATCGGGCAGTTCGACCTGGTCCTCTGTGGTAGGCAGGCATCTGACTGGGATAACTCGATGGTGCCGCTTGGCGTGGCTGAACTCCTGGGCCTTCCCTGCGTCACCCTGGCCCAGAAGATTGACGTAGAGGGCGACGGCATTGTGGTGCAACGGGCACTGACCGATGGCTACGAGGTAGTTAAGGCACCCTTGCCCGCAGTCGTGACCGTAAGCAATGAGCTGGGCGAGCCGCGGTACCCGACACTCAGGGGTATAATGATGGCAGGACGGAAGTCGCCGACGGTCTGGTCAGCCAGCGAGCTGGACCTGGACGAGGCCTCGCTATCGCCGAAGTTGTCGCTGGAGGACTTGTATGTACCTGTCAGTGATCAGCAGTGCGAATTCATAGAGGGCGAAGACGAGGTGGAGGCAGGTAGAAATCTCGCGCTGAAGCTTCGCGAAGCAAGGCTGATCTAA